In Maylandia zebra isolate NMK-2024a linkage group LG12, Mzebra_GT3a, whole genome shotgun sequence, a single genomic region encodes these proteins:
- the cabp7a gene encoding calcium-binding protein 7 isoform X2: protein MLFPESSATPFAQTGNSHRPNPEIREAFKVFDRDGNGFISKQELGMAMRSLGYMPNEVELEVIIQRLDMDGDGQVDFEEFVTLLGPKLTAAGLPDKFSGTDFDSVFWKCDMQKLTVEELKRLLYDTFCDHLSMKDIENIIMTEENHIENPEDCQVDIDSSSPTQQVKQTCVRKSLICAFAIAFIISVMLIAANQVLRSGMK from the exons ATGTTGTTCCCAGAGTCCTCAGCCACGCCTTTTgcccagacaggaaacagccaccgcccaaacccag AGATCCGTGAGGCCTTCAAAGTCTTTGACCGCGATGGGAATGGGTTCATCTCAAAGCAGGAGCTGGGCATGGCCATGCGTTCCCTTGGCTACATGCCAAATGAGGTGGAGTTGGAAGTCATCATCCAGAGACTGGACATGGATG GTGACGGCCAGGTGGATTTTGAGGAGTTTGTTACTCTTCTGGGTCCAAAGCTCACAGCAGCTGGGTTACCAGACAAATTCAGTGGCACTGACTTTGACTCAGTTTTTTGGAAG TGTGACATGCAGAAGCTTAcagtggaggagctgaagagGCTACTGTATGACACCTTCTGTGATCATCTTTCCATGAAAGACATCGAAAACATCATAATGACTGAGGAGAATCACATAGAGAACCCCGAGGACTGCCAGGTGGACATAGACA GCTCCAGCCCGACGCAGCAAGTCAAGCAAACTTGTGTGCGCAAAAGCCTGATATGCGCCTTTGCCATTGCTTTCATCATCAGCGTCATGCTCATCGCAGCTAATCAGGTGCTGCGAAGTGGCATGAAATAA